In the genome of Maniola jurtina chromosome 3, ilManJurt1.1, whole genome shotgun sequence, one region contains:
- the LOC123881098 gene encoding zinc finger CCHC domain-containing protein 8 homolog isoform X1 — translation MAKRKAGVNDIIYELDNDDIELSSDDEAKQTKMGRFEDEIRKKQRLNAHISEEQEVERYSEVINLDCSSDGPCDKIPPNNNQNGGKTSQTDDNQKSYLKNEITVEVSKKNQEQNDTLIFDDHNIVVDSPSNSDLGVVGCENRTPLVTVRFKDRKFAHTYKKRVREFMINLLRSQSTESDNLSGDSDVELDIWPEELFEEEFDKIEEVSRDLHKDEAIEEFDNVSEVDDSLFFVDTAPCEEAQTDVPKYSQTSSLISDIIEEDISSPTTFRRGPTCFNCDGAHPLKDCKLPRNHNRIAAKRKNMPARVGRYHVEDEQKYGHLVPGRISGNLRHALGLKRYELPLYIYRMRLLGYPPGWLEEARISHSGITLFDSTGNATQDPEEEDGELCEPGSKDKFDIKKILDFPGFNVPASSRYIEEAHLYGLPPMSEQDSKMEMLQMLAPNAMKAYKRKKLTFFPSANQNSLQEGQAEMELDSGDEIAEFPSIPPLPDEEPPPPPPPPPTPPPPPPTEDAPDFSVKSDKGQKTDDTTGKKIDDKNLDAVKEKKYLTSKQTEKGKVNLFKEKAVTVKSKHSLNNEKKDAAKEKANLTNDIKDKVKVTNHDKVLADNEVDLATSSDDELEVIEVMQVPDIPVPEDDLITIDDEDDDDKSQLSSGPNSPSLAVLEERKKRLLDALKGDGDISMEMLVLDETFSDSVDDEEIFEIDGKEAEDKGTSETAKEGNNTSGIELEELTAEGDNDSLSGNERQESKAKDGEKSPVKVEFDNIEIKNTIVKTLVANEDKSTEIEKTSTVIEEKNASVEKSSDFNEGDKSLGLSSVLDPDKGQSQDEKDTATKEVSTPDSKAGKVKTTSYGTPVLNVASPFCKLPSDDKFAKNICDVINFENLPNSTGKFKQISSLLKRVKSAVDRIQDS, via the exons ATGGCGAAAAGAAAAGCGGGCGTGAACGATATAATTTATGAATTGGACAACGATGATATCGAATTGAGCAGTGATGACGAAGCTAAGCAGACGAAAATGGGACGTTTCGAAGACGAAATCCGAAAAAAACAGCGTCTAAATGCACATATTAGTGAAGAACAGGAGGTGGAAAGGTATTCTGAAGTGATAAATTTGGATTGCTCGAGCGATGGACCTTGTGACAAGATACCTCCAAACAATAATCAGAATGGAGGGAAAACGTCGCAAACCGACGATAACCAAAAAAGCTATCTTAAAAATGAAATCACTGTTGAAGTTTCAAAGAAAAACCAAGAACAAAATGACACTTTAATATTTGATGATCATAATATTGTTGTTGATTCTCCCTCTAACAGTGATTTAGGTGTTGTGGGGTGCGAAAATAGGACACCTTTGGTGACTGTGCGTTTCAAAGACAGGAAGTTTGctcatacatataaaaaaaggGTTAGGGAGTTTATGATTAATCTTCTAAGATCACAGAGTACTGAAAGTGATAATTTATCTGGGGATTCGGATGTTGAACTAGATATTTGGCCGGAGGAGTTGTTTGAGGAGGAGTTTGATAAAATTGAGGAAGTTAGTAGAGATTTACACAAAGATGAGGCAATTGAAGAATTTGACAATGTGTCTGAGGTTGATGACAGCTTGTTCTTTGTTGACACTGCACCTTGTGAAGAAGCGCAGACTGATGTACCAAAATATAGCCAA ACTTCCAGCTTAATTTCTGACATCATTGAAGAAGATATCAGCTCACCCACCACCTTCCGGAGAGGGCCAACATGTTTTAATTGTGATGGAGCACATCCACTCAAAGACTGCAAACTGCCAAGAAACCATAATAGGATAGCTGCCAAGAGAAAAAACATGCCTGCCAGAGTTGG GCGATATCATGTAGAAGATGAACAGAAATATGGCCATCTAGTGCCTGGTAGGATATCAGGAAACTTGAGGCATGCCCTAGGCCTCAAAAGATATGAATTGCCTCTATATATCTACCGCATGAGGCTGTTGGGCTATCCACCAGGATGGCTTGAAGAAGCCAGGATATCACACTCTGGAATAACTCTATTTGATTCCACT GGAAATGCAACTCAGGATCCTGAAGAAGAGGATGGTGAGCTCTGTGAGCCAGGTTCCAAGGATAAGTTTGACATTAAAAAGATTCTAGACTTCCCCGGTTTCAATGTCCCTGCTAGCTCACGATACATTGAG GAAGCACATTTATACGGTCTCCCACCAATGTCAGAGCAGGACAGCAAGATGGAAATGCTACAGATGCTCGCGCCTAACGCTATGAAGGCGTATAAGCGCAAGAAACTCACGTTTTTCCCGTCCGCCAATCAGAACTCTTTACAAGAGGGCCAGGCTGAAATGGAACTTGACAGTGGAGATG AAATAGCGGAATTTCCATCCATACCACCGCTACCCGATGAAGAACCACCACCTCCGCCGCCGCCACCACCCACACCTCCACCACCACCGCCAACAGAAGACGCACCAGATTTTTCTGTCAAATCTGACAAAGGTCAAAAGACTGATGACACTACTGGCAAAAAAATAGATGACAAAAACCTAGATGctgtcaaagaaaaaaaatatttaacaagtAAACAAACTGAAAAAGGAAAAGTAAACTTGTTTAAGGAAAAGGCAGTAACGGTTAAATCAAAACATAGTTTGAACAATGAAAAGAAAGATGCAGCCAAAGAGAAAGCAAATCTAACCAATGACATAAAAGATAAAGTCAAAGTGACCAATCACGACAAAGTTTTAGCTGATAATGAAGTTGATTTGGCGACGTCTAGTGATGACGAGTTGGAAGTTATTGAGGTGATGCAAGTCCCAGATATTCCGGTGCCCGAAGATGATCTTATTACAATCGACGATGAAGATGATGAC GACAAATCACAGCTAAGCAGCGGACCAAATAGCCCAAGTCTTGCTGTATTAGAGGAGAGGAAAAAGCGATTACTAGATGCGCTAAAGGGAGATGgcgatattagtatggaaatgtTGGTACTTGACGAAACTTTTTCTGACAGTGTAGACGATGAAGAGATCTTTGAAATTGATGGAAAAGAGGCAGAAGATAAGGGTACAAGTGAAACAGCAAAAGAAGGAAATAATACAAGTGGAATAGAACTTGAAGAATTAACAGCTGAAGGTGACAATGATTCTTTGTCTGGGAATGAAAGGCAAGAATCGAAAGCAAAGGATGGTGAAAAGTCTCCAGTTAAAGTAGAATTTGATaatatagaaattaaaaataccatTGTAAAGACTTTAGTTGCGAATGAAGATAAAAGTACTGAAATTGAAAAGACTTCAACTGTAATTGAAGAAAAGAATGCTAGTGTTGAAAAGTCTTCCGATTTCAATGAAGGAGATAAAAGTTTAGGATTGAGTTCAGTTCTAGATCCAGACAAGGGTCAAAGCCAAGATGAAAAAGACACAGCAACTAAAGAAGTTAGTACGCCAGATTCAAAAGCAGGTAAAGTAAAGACTACCTCGTATGGGACACCAGTTCTTAACGTTGCGTCTCCCTTTTGTAAATTACCGAGTGACGACAAGTTCGCGAAAAACatttgtgacgtcataaactTTGAAAATCTTCCAAACTCGACAGGTAAGTTCAAACAAATTAGCAGTTTGCTCAAGAGGGTCAAATCTGCAGTAGATAGAATACAGGATTCATGA
- the LOC123881103 gene encoding small integral membrane protein 14, with protein MGDEMDPCECLWNHELAMRRLISLLRQGQSYCTDSDCIDQLPGLPAPPESAGNSFLVMFLVMALAVAMYMMRPRRNQIQDAAKPTANPQDRDGAPPTPPRI; from the exons ATGGGCGATGAAATGGACCCGTGTGAATGCCTGTGGAACCACGAGCTGGCGATGCGGCGGCTCATCTCGCTG CTCCGCCAAGGCCAGTCATACTGCACAGATAGTGACTGCATCGACCAACTGCCAGGGCTGCCGGCGCCGCCTGAGTCGGCCGGCAACAGCTTCCTCGTCATGTTCTTGGTGATGGCCCTTGCTGTAGCCATGTACATGATGCGCCCAAGACGCAACCAGATACAGGATGCGGCCAAACCAACCGCCAACCCTCAA GATCGTGACGGTGCCCCGCCGACACCACCAAGAATTTAA
- the LOC123881098 gene encoding zinc finger CCHC domain-containing protein 8 homolog isoform X2 yields MAKRKAGVNDIIYELDNDDIELSSDDEAKQTKMGRFEDEIRKKQRLNAHISEEQEVERYSEVINLDCSSDGPCDKIPPNNNQNGGKTSQTDDNQKSYLKNEITVEVSKKNQEQNDTLIFDDHNIVVDSPSNSDLGVVGCENRTPLVTVRFKDRKFAHTYKKRVREFMINLLRSQSTESDNLSGDSDVELDIWPEELFEEEFDKIEEVSRDLHKDEAIEEFDNVSEVDDSLFFVDTAPCEEAQTDVPKYSQTSSLISDIIEEDISSPTTFRRGPTCFNCDGAHPLKDCKLPRNHNRIAAKRKNMPARVGRYHVEDEQKYGHLVPGRISGNLRHALGLKRYELPLYIYRMRLLGYPPGWLEEARISHSGITLFDSTGNATQDPEEEDGELCEPGSKDKFDIKKILDFPGFNVPASSRYIEEAHLYGLPPMSEQDSKMEMLQMLAPNAMKAYKRKKLTFFPSANQNSLQEGQAEMELDSGDEIAEFPSIPPLPDEEPPPPPPPPPTPPPPPPTEDAPDFSVKSDKGQKTDDTTGKKIDDKNLDAVKEKKYLTSKQTEKGKVNLFKEKAVTVKSKHSLNNEKKDAAKEKANLTNDIKDKVKVTNHDKVLADNEVDLATSSDDELEVIEVMQVPDIPVPEDDLITIDDEDDDLSSGPNSPSLAVLEERKKRLLDALKGDGDISMEMLVLDETFSDSVDDEEIFEIDGKEAEDKGTSETAKEGNNTSGIELEELTAEGDNDSLSGNERQESKAKDGEKSPVKVEFDNIEIKNTIVKTLVANEDKSTEIEKTSTVIEEKNASVEKSSDFNEGDKSLGLSSVLDPDKGQSQDEKDTATKEVSTPDSKAGKVKTTSYGTPVLNVASPFCKLPSDDKFAKNICDVINFENLPNSTGKFKQISSLLKRVKSAVDRIQDS; encoded by the exons ATGGCGAAAAGAAAAGCGGGCGTGAACGATATAATTTATGAATTGGACAACGATGATATCGAATTGAGCAGTGATGACGAAGCTAAGCAGACGAAAATGGGACGTTTCGAAGACGAAATCCGAAAAAAACAGCGTCTAAATGCACATATTAGTGAAGAACAGGAGGTGGAAAGGTATTCTGAAGTGATAAATTTGGATTGCTCGAGCGATGGACCTTGTGACAAGATACCTCCAAACAATAATCAGAATGGAGGGAAAACGTCGCAAACCGACGATAACCAAAAAAGCTATCTTAAAAATGAAATCACTGTTGAAGTTTCAAAGAAAAACCAAGAACAAAATGACACTTTAATATTTGATGATCATAATATTGTTGTTGATTCTCCCTCTAACAGTGATTTAGGTGTTGTGGGGTGCGAAAATAGGACACCTTTGGTGACTGTGCGTTTCAAAGACAGGAAGTTTGctcatacatataaaaaaaggGTTAGGGAGTTTATGATTAATCTTCTAAGATCACAGAGTACTGAAAGTGATAATTTATCTGGGGATTCGGATGTTGAACTAGATATTTGGCCGGAGGAGTTGTTTGAGGAGGAGTTTGATAAAATTGAGGAAGTTAGTAGAGATTTACACAAAGATGAGGCAATTGAAGAATTTGACAATGTGTCTGAGGTTGATGACAGCTTGTTCTTTGTTGACACTGCACCTTGTGAAGAAGCGCAGACTGATGTACCAAAATATAGCCAA ACTTCCAGCTTAATTTCTGACATCATTGAAGAAGATATCAGCTCACCCACCACCTTCCGGAGAGGGCCAACATGTTTTAATTGTGATGGAGCACATCCACTCAAAGACTGCAAACTGCCAAGAAACCATAATAGGATAGCTGCCAAGAGAAAAAACATGCCTGCCAGAGTTGG GCGATATCATGTAGAAGATGAACAGAAATATGGCCATCTAGTGCCTGGTAGGATATCAGGAAACTTGAGGCATGCCCTAGGCCTCAAAAGATATGAATTGCCTCTATATATCTACCGCATGAGGCTGTTGGGCTATCCACCAGGATGGCTTGAAGAAGCCAGGATATCACACTCTGGAATAACTCTATTTGATTCCACT GGAAATGCAACTCAGGATCCTGAAGAAGAGGATGGTGAGCTCTGTGAGCCAGGTTCCAAGGATAAGTTTGACATTAAAAAGATTCTAGACTTCCCCGGTTTCAATGTCCCTGCTAGCTCACGATACATTGAG GAAGCACATTTATACGGTCTCCCACCAATGTCAGAGCAGGACAGCAAGATGGAAATGCTACAGATGCTCGCGCCTAACGCTATGAAGGCGTATAAGCGCAAGAAACTCACGTTTTTCCCGTCCGCCAATCAGAACTCTTTACAAGAGGGCCAGGCTGAAATGGAACTTGACAGTGGAGATG AAATAGCGGAATTTCCATCCATACCACCGCTACCCGATGAAGAACCACCACCTCCGCCGCCGCCACCACCCACACCTCCACCACCACCGCCAACAGAAGACGCACCAGATTTTTCTGTCAAATCTGACAAAGGTCAAAAGACTGATGACACTACTGGCAAAAAAATAGATGACAAAAACCTAGATGctgtcaaagaaaaaaaatatttaacaagtAAACAAACTGAAAAAGGAAAAGTAAACTTGTTTAAGGAAAAGGCAGTAACGGTTAAATCAAAACATAGTTTGAACAATGAAAAGAAAGATGCAGCCAAAGAGAAAGCAAATCTAACCAATGACATAAAAGATAAAGTCAAAGTGACCAATCACGACAAAGTTTTAGCTGATAATGAAGTTGATTTGGCGACGTCTAGTGATGACGAGTTGGAAGTTATTGAGGTGATGCAAGTCCCAGATATTCCGGTGCCCGAAGATGATCTTATTACAATCGACGATGAAGATGATGAC CTAAGCAGCGGACCAAATAGCCCAAGTCTTGCTGTATTAGAGGAGAGGAAAAAGCGATTACTAGATGCGCTAAAGGGAGATGgcgatattagtatggaaatgtTGGTACTTGACGAAACTTTTTCTGACAGTGTAGACGATGAAGAGATCTTTGAAATTGATGGAAAAGAGGCAGAAGATAAGGGTACAAGTGAAACAGCAAAAGAAGGAAATAATACAAGTGGAATAGAACTTGAAGAATTAACAGCTGAAGGTGACAATGATTCTTTGTCTGGGAATGAAAGGCAAGAATCGAAAGCAAAGGATGGTGAAAAGTCTCCAGTTAAAGTAGAATTTGATaatatagaaattaaaaataccatTGTAAAGACTTTAGTTGCGAATGAAGATAAAAGTACTGAAATTGAAAAGACTTCAACTGTAATTGAAGAAAAGAATGCTAGTGTTGAAAAGTCTTCCGATTTCAATGAAGGAGATAAAAGTTTAGGATTGAGTTCAGTTCTAGATCCAGACAAGGGTCAAAGCCAAGATGAAAAAGACACAGCAACTAAAGAAGTTAGTACGCCAGATTCAAAAGCAGGTAAAGTAAAGACTACCTCGTATGGGACACCAGTTCTTAACGTTGCGTCTCCCTTTTGTAAATTACCGAGTGACGACAAGTTCGCGAAAAACatttgtgacgtcataaactTTGAAAATCTTCCAAACTCGACAGGTAAGTTCAAACAAATTAGCAGTTTGCTCAAGAGGGTCAAATCTGCAGTAGATAGAATACAGGATTCATGA